A segment of the Bacillus sp. es.034 genome:
GAGTTAAAGCCTGAAGAAATGAAGGATGAACGGGTGGCGAGGCTGTTGAACAAAATCCACTCCTCGAAGCCTCTTTCAACCATGCTCGAGCGACTTGGTAAAGAACCGTTTCAACCGGAGCATATGCTGACGGAAGTGGAGACGGGACTCGAGTTCGATCTTCTTTCATTGCCTGTCATCAGAGAGGCGCTTTCCTTTCTTCAAAAGGAGCTTATGGAAGTACAGCAGGACGAATATGTGGTCTGTCACGGAGACGTCAACCATAACAACTGGCTGCTGTCAGATTACAACCAGTTGTATTTAATTGACTGGGACGGAGCGATGATTGCAGATCCGGCCTTTGATGTAGGCTTGCTGTTATACTGGTATATCCCTGAGGATCAGTGGGAAAGCTGGCTGACCCAGTATGGTGCGGAGCTAACGGATAACTTGAAGCTGCGCATGAAATGGTATGTGGTGGCTCAGACGATCCTATCCATCCAATGGCATAAAGGGAAAGCTCGTTTCCACGAAATGAATCATTGGATTCAATATTTACACAAGGTGATATGAATCAGGAGTAGCTGTTCATATCCGTGACCCATTGGGACAGGTTTTGTTTATTCGTCGTAATATGGTTCGATAAATCAGATGAGGAAATCCCGCTTTGACTGTACTGATAAATTTCCTGCAGAACGGGTTTGACGTTTTCATGAATATCGGCATTGACCATCAATGACTTGACCAGCCGTTCAACCTGCTCACATTCCGAAACCGAACCGCAGCAATCAGTCGAATGATTGCTTAATATATCTGATAACAACTGCATTTGATTCTGTGAATTTAAAGGCATCCAAGTACACCCTTTCATTTTTCGTATGGTTGAATGAAACACGTACATCCTAAGGTCCTTTCAAATGACCAGATCCGAAAAGGAATTCACTACTAGTGTGTGAATTCCTTTTTCAATTATGCGCCCTTTTTTGAGGGACGGACCTCCACGCGGGCGTTCCATTAATTCCATTTTGGCTCTTGCATAGGACGGGGAGTCATGGTATGGTTTTTTTCGATAATAAAAAATGAGGTGTCTACATGCGTTTACGTCATAAACCATGGGCTTCTGAGAAAATCAGTGATCATCCACAGTATGTTGTGGCAGAACCCCAGGAGAAAAAAGGTCAATGGAACAAAGAGTTTGGGAACGATAACCCGATCCATATCGAGGTAGGGACAGGAAAAGGTCAATTCGTCACGGAGATGGCAAGGGCCAATCCGGGCGTTAATTATATAGGAATCGAGTTATATGAAAGTGTCATCGTGACGGCTCTTGATCGCCTGATTGAAGCAGAACTTCCGAACGTTAAGCTATTGAATGTCGATGCAAGGAATCTCACGGAATACTTCGAAGCAGGGGAAGTGGACAGGGTCTATTTAAACTTCTCTGATCCTTGGCCGAAGAACCGCCATGAAAAACGCCGCCTGACATACAAGGACTTCTTATCCATTTATGAACAAATCCTGGTCAAAGGCGGGGAAATCCACTTTAAGACAGATAATCAAGGATTATTCGAGTACTCCCTAAAGAGTTTCTCATGGTACGGACTTCATCTGAATTTCTTAAGTCTCGACCTTCATAACAGTGAATTCGAAGGCAATATCATGACAGAGTATGAAGAAAAATTCTCAGCCAAAGGGCAAAGAATCTACCGCGTCGAAGCCCAGTTTCAAAATTGATCATAAGAAGACAGCCCTGTGAATTCGCGAGGGCTGTTTTTTGTTTGCCGAGGCATCCGCCTATAAGTTGTCCATGTATTCTGATAAAATGAAGGAGTATGAACAAAGGAGGAGTCAGGATGGAAACGTTGAAGGTTGGAGATCTTACGATACACTGGTTGAACGGCGGCGTGACTCACATGGATGGGGGAGCCATGTTTGGAGTGGTTCCAAAGCCGCTGTGGTCCAAGAAGTATGAAGTCAATGAATACAACCAGATCGAATTGCGAACCGATCCGCTATTCTTTCAGTGGGAAGGGAAAAATGTCTTGATCGAATCGGGTATCGGCAAAGGGAAGCTGAATGATAAACAAAAGCGCAATTACGGTGTGCATGAAGAATCGGATATTGAAGCATCCCTTTCATCCCTTGGCCTTACGCCAAACGACATTGATGTAGTCTTGATGACACACATGCACTTTGACCATGCTTGCGGATTGACGAAGGTTGAGGGGGAGGAACTGGTTCCTGTCTTCCCGAATGCCGTCATCTACACTTCTCAGGTGGAATGGGATGAGATGAGGAATCCCAATGTGCGCTCCCGCAATACATACTGGAAGGAAAATTGGGAAAGCATTCAATCCCAAGTGGAAACGTTCAAAGACGAGATGGAAGTCCTTCCGGGGATCAAGATGGTCCACACCGGAGGTCACAGTGACGGCCATTCGATCATCATCATAGAGCATGGCGGAGAGACATTCATTCATATGGCAGATATTATGCCGACCCATGCACACAAAAATCCATTATGGGTACTCGCTTATGATGACTATCCGATGACATCCATCGGGGCAAAAGAAAAATGGATAGGGAAAGCGATTGAAGAAGAGTACTGGTTCCTTTTCTATCACGATGCGGTTTATAGAGGCATCAAGTGGAACAGGGACGGGGAAATCATGGATAAGGTAATGAGGGAAAAATAAGAAAAGGATGATCCCGGAGTGAATCGGGATCATCCCATTTTTTTACGCTAAAGGATATACATC
Coding sequences within it:
- the trmB gene encoding tRNA (guanosine(46)-N7)-methyltransferase TrmB — encoded protein: MRLRHKPWASEKISDHPQYVVAEPQEKKGQWNKEFGNDNPIHIEVGTGKGQFVTEMARANPGVNYIGIELYESVIVTALDRLIEAELPNVKLLNVDARNLTEYFEAGEVDRVYLNFSDPWPKNRHEKRRLTYKDFLSIYEQILVKGGEIHFKTDNQGLFEYSLKSFSWYGLHLNFLSLDLHNSEFEGNIMTEYEEKFSAKGQRIYRVEAQFQN
- a CDS encoding phosphotransferase family protein, translated to MEHLFDQDWEIVPAGGATGEAFFAQYQEQRLFLKRNSSPFVAVLSAEGIVPKLVWTKRMENGDVITAQHWLNGRELKPEEMKDERVARLLNKIHSSKPLSTMLERLGKEPFQPEHMLTEVETGLEFDLLSLPVIREALSFLQKELMEVQQDEYVVCHGDVNHNNWLLSDYNQLYLIDWDGAMIADPAFDVGLLLYWYIPEDQWESWLTQYGAELTDNLKLRMKWYVVAQTILSIQWHKGKARFHEMNHWIQYLHKVI
- a CDS encoding MBL fold metallo-hydrolase, whose protein sequence is METLKVGDLTIHWLNGGVTHMDGGAMFGVVPKPLWSKKYEVNEYNQIELRTDPLFFQWEGKNVLIESGIGKGKLNDKQKRNYGVHEESDIEASLSSLGLTPNDIDVVLMTHMHFDHACGLTKVEGEELVPVFPNAVIYTSQVEWDEMRNPNVRSRNTYWKENWESIQSQVETFKDEMEVLPGIKMVHTGGHSDGHSIIIIEHGGETFIHMADIMPTHAHKNPLWVLAYDDYPMTSIGAKEKWIGKAIEEEYWFLFYHDAVYRGIKWNRDGEIMDKVMREK
- a CDS encoding YtzH-like family protein, which produces MPLNSQNQMQLLSDILSNHSTDCCGSVSECEQVERLVKSLMVNADIHENVKPVLQEIYQYSQSGISSSDLSNHITTNKQNLSQWVTDMNSYS